From the genome of Methylocystis bryophila, one region includes:
- a CDS encoding M23 family metallopeptidase produces the protein MTAFTSGRLGLPASGLARVSLGEEPPIEADGRKHSEDDRRRVSIRWLLGTVLTGFSGGLLIASAAYSALDQQTHFAEAPTKAQIAHKDERESQQTVNPKKGDRLLRAVDVVAAKQSFKTATTVRAGDKEVIRTKQFTHISTTLTPTSTQFADEVPVFNPLKLNADPRHGSENLTESDIAPDEAEVSFSTRDFSLPAGQRQSAELSTEEAQAQVVEQSKSTVAAGAGGGGNPVPPQLLGQLLLSRTSRAAGPLALSYAAPGDAPTTLSDPFSAIQVRMVAENVTVAPRDTAQPTQMEEKLVIARRGEGLADVLAANGVPKPRIAAVVAAYKGHRGEPVREGQRVKLLFADFEGAAAEMKLARVSVYNDDTLESMVAATDRGSFMLVPTTAEAGVTGKKKRAARGAEDEEDESEDQGGMRLYNSLYETALKQETPRPIIAELIQIFANDVDLQRGVQPGDTLDLFYDEGEEGGHDTLLYASLTTRGETWRYYRFQTQDDGIVDFYDENGRSSRKFLIRKPIATGETRSGFGMRRHPILGYYKMHTGVDWAAPIGTPIVAAGNGVIIKAQWDSGYGRRIEVQHANGYITTYNHLSGFARHVAEGTRVKQGQVVGFLGSSGLSTGPHLHYEVMVNGHFVDPMRVKLARTREFDGRLLGEFKRERERIDGLMAKAPNNLKEASRK, from the coding sequence ATGACGGCCTTCACCAGCGGGCGCCTGGGTCTTCCGGCGTCGGGCTTGGCTCGGGTGTCGCTCGGCGAAGAGCCGCCCATCGAGGCCGACGGCCGCAAGCACAGTGAGGACGACCGACGCCGCGTCTCAATTCGCTGGCTCCTCGGCACCGTTCTGACCGGTTTCTCCGGCGGGCTGCTGATCGCCTCCGCCGCCTATTCCGCGCTCGATCAGCAGACGCATTTCGCCGAGGCCCCGACCAAAGCTCAGATCGCCCATAAGGACGAGCGGGAAAGCCAACAGACGGTCAATCCCAAGAAAGGCGACCGATTGCTGCGCGCGGTGGACGTGGTCGCGGCCAAGCAGTCGTTCAAGACCGCGACAACGGTCAGGGCCGGCGACAAGGAAGTCATCCGCACGAAGCAATTCACTCATATTTCGACGACCTTGACGCCGACCTCGACGCAGTTCGCGGACGAGGTCCCCGTCTTCAATCCCTTGAAGTTGAACGCCGATCCGCGTCACGGATCCGAGAATCTCACCGAGTCGGATATCGCGCCCGACGAGGCGGAGGTTTCCTTCAGCACGCGCGATTTCAGCCTTCCTGCGGGCCAGCGACAAAGCGCTGAGCTGAGCACGGAGGAAGCGCAGGCGCAGGTCGTGGAGCAATCGAAATCCACCGTCGCCGCGGGCGCGGGCGGCGGGGGCAACCCTGTTCCGCCACAACTGCTCGGGCAATTGCTGCTGTCGCGCACGAGCCGCGCCGCTGGCCCGCTGGCGCTGTCCTATGCGGCTCCCGGCGACGCCCCGACGACGCTGTCGGACCCCTTCTCGGCGATACAGGTGCGCATGGTCGCCGAGAACGTGACCGTGGCGCCGCGAGACACCGCTCAGCCGACACAGATGGAGGAAAAGCTCGTCATCGCCAGGCGCGGCGAGGGGCTCGCCGATGTGCTCGCAGCCAATGGCGTCCCAAAGCCTCGTATCGCCGCTGTGGTCGCAGCCTATAAAGGACATCGCGGCGAGCCCGTGCGCGAAGGGCAACGGGTGAAATTGTTGTTTGCGGATTTTGAGGGCGCGGCCGCGGAAATGAAGCTGGCGCGGGTTTCTGTCTACAACGACGACACCCTCGAATCCATGGTCGCCGCCACCGATCGAGGAAGCTTCATGCTGGTTCCGACGACGGCGGAAGCCGGCGTCACCGGCAAGAAGAAGCGAGCGGCGCGCGGCGCGGAAGACGAGGAGGACGAGAGCGAAGATCAGGGCGGCATGCGCCTTTACAACTCGCTTTACGAAACCGCGCTCAAGCAGGAGACGCCGCGGCCGATCATCGCCGAGCTGATCCAGATTTTCGCGAATGATGTCGATCTGCAGCGCGGCGTGCAGCCCGGCGACACGCTCGATCTCTTCTATGACGAGGGAGAGGAGGGCGGACACGACACGTTGCTTTACGCCTCTCTCACGACACGCGGCGAAACTTGGCGCTACTATCGCTTCCAGACGCAGGACGATGGGATCGTCGATTTCTACGACGAGAATGGCCGCTCGAGCCGTAAATTCCTGATTCGCAAGCCGATCGCCACGGGCGAGACCCGGTCCGGTTTCGGCATGCGTCGCCACCCGATCCTCGGCTATTACAAGATGCACACCGGCGTGGACTGGGCGGCCCCGATCGGCACGCCCATCGTCGCCGCCGGCAATGGCGTCATCATCAAGGCGCAATGGGATTCGGGCTATGGGCGGCGCATCGAGGTCCAGCACGCCAACGGCTACATCACGACCTACAACCACTTGTCCGGCTTCGCGCGCCATGTAGCCGAGGGCACGCGCGTCAAACAGGGCCAGGTCGTCGGCTTTCTTGGCTCATCAGGCCTCTCGACCGGTCCGCATCTGCATTACGAAGTTATGGTCAACGGTCATTTCGTGGACCCGATGCGCGTCAAGCTCGCGCGCACGCGCGAATTCGACGGCAGGCTCCTCGGCGAGTTCAAGCGCGAGCGCGAGCGCATCGACGGCCTTATGGCCAAGGCGCCCAACAATTTGAAAGAGGCCTCGCGCAAGTGA
- the purD gene encoding phosphoribosylamine--glycine ligase, with amino-acid sequence MKALLIGSGGREHAIANALLKSPKLDRLFVAPGNPGTTAIAENVALNPKDHRAVIDFCRLHDIGLVVVGPEQPLVEGLVDALNEANILAFGPSRLAARLEGSKGFTKDLCRAANIPTADYARFDDEESALAYLGAKRAPIVLKADGLAAGKGVVVAQTDEEAAAALRALFAIGVGASVVIEEFLEGEEVSFFALCDGTRALPFSSAQDHKRVGEGDTGPNTGGMGAYSPARALTEALEAEVMARIVEPTLRAMQAMGAPYRGVLYAGLMLTKEGPKLIEYNCRFGDPEAQVILPRLEDDLLALMLACAQGALPALAPRFSSRAALTVVLAAEGYPGTPKTGTTIEGLEDAEALSDVVVTHAGTRRDGTRLVSAGGRVLNVTGLAGTVTQARARAYEAVDRIRWPEGFCRRDIGWREIAREGGEITQRSGGIA; translated from the coding sequence ATGAAGGCGTTGTTGATCGGGTCGGGCGGTCGCGAGCACGCCATCGCCAACGCGCTCCTCAAGAGCCCGAAACTCGATCGCCTTTTCGTCGCGCCCGGCAATCCGGGAACGACCGCTATCGCCGAGAACGTCGCGCTTAACCCCAAGGACCATCGCGCCGTTATCGACTTTTGCCGCCTGCATGACATCGGCCTCGTCGTCGTCGGGCCCGAGCAGCCGCTCGTCGAGGGCCTCGTGGATGCGCTGAACGAGGCGAATATCCTGGCCTTCGGCCCGAGCCGGCTCGCCGCGAGGCTCGAAGGCTCGAAGGGCTTCACAAAGGACCTTTGCCGCGCCGCAAATATTCCGACGGCGGACTATGCGCGCTTCGATGACGAGGAATCCGCGCTCGCCTATCTCGGCGCCAAGCGTGCGCCGATTGTCCTCAAGGCTGACGGGCTCGCCGCCGGCAAGGGCGTCGTCGTGGCTCAAACAGACGAGGAGGCCGCGGCGGCCTTGAGGGCGCTGTTTGCCATCGGGGTCGGCGCGAGCGTCGTCATCGAGGAATTCCTCGAAGGCGAGGAAGTCTCCTTCTTCGCACTCTGCGATGGAACGCGGGCGCTCCCCTTCTCCTCGGCGCAGGATCATAAGCGCGTCGGCGAGGGTGACACCGGCCCGAACACCGGCGGCATGGGAGCCTATTCTCCTGCGCGCGCGCTGACCGAGGCGCTCGAGGCGGAGGTCATGGCGCGCATCGTCGAACCGACGCTTCGAGCGATGCAGGCGATGGGGGCGCCTTATCGCGGCGTGCTCTACGCCGGATTGATGCTGACGAAAGAGGGGCCGAAGCTCATTGAATATAATTGCCGCTTCGGCGATCCCGAGGCGCAGGTCATCCTGCCGCGGCTGGAGGACGATCTTCTGGCGCTGATGCTGGCCTGCGCCCAAGGCGCCCTCCCCGCGCTGGCGCCGCGTTTCTCGTCGCGCGCCGCCTTGACCGTGGTTCTCGCCGCCGAAGGCTACCCCGGAACGCCCAAGACGGGGACGACGATCGAAGGCTTGGAAGACGCGGAAGCCTTGTCCGACGTCGTCGTGACCCACGCCGGAACGCGCCGCGACGGGACGCGTCTCGTGTCGGCGGGCGGCCGCGTTCTCAATGTGACCGGGCTCGCGGGCACGGTCACGCAGGCGCGCGCGCGCGCTTACGAGGCAGTGGATCGCATTCGCTGGCCCGAAGGCTTTTGCCGGCGCGACATCGGCTGGCGCGAAATCGCGCGCGAGGGCGGCGAGATCACGCAGCGTTCAGGCGGAATCGCCTGA
- a CDS encoding peptide-binding protein, with translation MAAKKTQSRYKSGEPDLSGRNVLMPSFRRLLTPLVTLLCLVVLAAAAKPRTPSADKSRTPAADKLPANALRFELDAGRILVAASFRTPDGGTRRALAWFNMGMQAPILTKGLYAELGIGAGQPMRLLIGAAEIEANPKSVRDDGDSTDFFAFPQYFGPHKVEAMLPASLFLNYRLTLNYQTRTLSLESAEGRPPQGTEVPFALNPETGLAAVDVSVDGRSYPFVIDAGSGFSWMRGSVLSPWLAAHPDWRRADGAMGAANYNMLDFNFEKRGTVARIPSIRLGALEIKDVGVLGSAPYLAGWVDVLTGDLFWDKWQKSAPGPVVGWLGANVLERYALTLDYPNRISYWRALSGPDTRDLDSVALTLVRKDARYIVGGLPKAGDQPPTEGVEVGDELVAVGQLAATGAPRGAVLAALHGKPGDKRRLTFSRGGAVREVELPIIDMH, from the coding sequence TTGGCTGCAAAAAAAACGCAAAGCCGCTACAAATCCGGCGAGCCCGACCTCTCGGGGAGAAACGTGCTGATGCCCTCATTCCGACGGCTGCTAACGCCGCTCGTGACGCTGCTCTGTCTCGTCGTCCTCGCCGCCGCCGCCAAGCCGCGAACGCCCTCCGCCGACAAGTCGCGCACGCCCGCTGCTGACAAGCTGCCGGCCAACGCGCTGCGCTTCGAGCTCGACGCCGGCCGGATCCTGGTCGCCGCGAGCTTCCGCACGCCCGATGGCGGGACACGTCGCGCGCTCGCCTGGTTCAACATGGGCATGCAGGCGCCGATCCTCACGAAGGGGCTTTATGCCGAGCTCGGTATCGGCGCTGGTCAGCCCATGCGTCTTCTGATCGGCGCCGCCGAGATCGAAGCCAACCCGAAAAGCGTGCGCGACGATGGCGACAGCACGGACTTTTTCGCCTTTCCCCAATATTTCGGTCCGCACAAGGTCGAGGCGATGCTGCCGGCAAGCCTCTTTCTCAACTATCGGCTCACGCTGAACTACCAGACGCGCACCCTGTCGCTCGAATCGGCGGAGGGTCGGCCGCCACAAGGGACGGAGGTTCCTTTTGCGCTGAATCCGGAAACGGGGCTCGCCGCCGTCGACGTCTCCGTCGACGGGCGCTCCTACCCCTTCGTGATCGACGCCGGCAGCGGCTTTAGCTGGATGCGCGGCAGCGTGCTCAGTCCCTGGCTTGCGGCGCATCCCGACTGGCGCCGGGCCGATGGCGCCATGGGCGCGGCGAACTACAACATGCTGGACTTCAATTTCGAGAAGCGGGGCACGGTTGCGCGGATTCCGTCGATCCGGCTCGGCGCGCTCGAGATCAAGGATGTCGGCGTGCTCGGCTCCGCGCCCTATCTGGCGGGCTGGGTCGACGTTCTGACGGGCGACCTTTTTTGGGACAAATGGCAAAAGTCAGCGCCCGGCCCGGTCGTGGGCTGGCTCGGGGCCAATGTGCTGGAACGATACGCGCTGACGCTCGATTACCCCAACCGCATCTCCTATTGGCGCGCCCTTTCCGGTCCCGACACAAGGGATCTCGACAGCGTGGCGCTGACGCTCGTTCGCAAGGACGCCCGCTATATCGTCGGCGGCCTGCCGAAGGCGGGAGACCAGCCGCCGACTGAAGGCGTCGAGGTCGGCGACGAGCTCGTCGCGGTCGGCCAGCTTGCGGCCACGGGCGCGCCGCGCGGCGCGGTGCTCGCCGCGCTGCACGGCAAACCCGGGGATAAACGGCGCCTGACGTTTTCGCGCGGCGGCGCGGTGCGCGAGGTGGAGTTGCCCATCATCGACATGCATTGA
- a CDS encoding cytochrome b, which yields MRETGREYSSLAKALHWTAAFIVIGLIPVGLIMTDLKPGPLQDRLFVLHESFGVTLLALMILRAVTRWRLRPAPYYNLTPVERRASTAVHYALYALLLVTPVIGWLGLSAFGLGPSFFGVAELPRLLAKNKPLSETLFDIHEACAFLIAGLLALHVAGALRHAFVLRDDLIWRMLPAAFRRKG from the coding sequence TTGAGAGAAACGGGACGCGAATATTCATCGCTCGCGAAGGCGCTGCATTGGACGGCGGCCTTCATCGTCATTGGCCTCATTCCCGTCGGCTTGATCATGACCGATCTCAAGCCGGGTCCTCTTCAGGATCGCCTCTTCGTCCTTCACGAATCCTTCGGCGTCACCCTGCTCGCCCTGATGATCTTGCGCGCCGTGACGCGCTGGCGCTTGCGGCCTGCGCCCTATTACAACCTCACGCCCGTGGAGCGCCGCGCTTCGACGGCCGTTCATTACGCGCTCTATGCGCTGCTGCTCGTCACGCCCGTGATCGGCTGGCTCGGCTTGTCGGCCTTTGGTCTGGGTCCGTCGTTCTTCGGCGTCGCTGAGCTGCCGCGCCTCCTGGCCAAGAACAAGCCCTTGTCCGAGACACTGTTCGATATTCACGAGGCCTGCGCGTTTCTCATCGCCGGCCTCCTGGCGCTGCATGTCGCCGGCGCGTTGCGCCACGCCTTCGTCCTGCGCGACGATTTGATCTGGCGCATGCTGCCGGCCGCTTTCAGGAGGAAGGGCTGA
- a CDS encoding phage tail protein encodes MKNIRILSATVILLASSPAALAGSAPVDNYQPSLAVTELVQLQGAYPVRPPVGGAQGGVIGFVTSFAGNFSTAATTLANGALLPISAYQQPFSIMGNAYGGDGVQSFALPNLQGRTIVGAGPDFSSPPLGLPSGSATITFNASNLPSNPGGAQPFDNRQPSLPLTPLIAVNGGFPTSGGSSASTGFLGQVAYFTGNYTPGGWAVANGQILSIQQNPALFSLLGTTYGGNGTSTFALPNLVGRSAVGVGGGVALGQVFGEQSTALQTSNLPGHGAVPVNNVGPSLGLHYIVSINGIFPSPSGNGFAPGNIPTIGEISLFAGNFAPSGWAFADGQLLSIVQDPALFAVIGTQYGGNGVTNFALPNLDGRTIIGAGVDGVGDTFPVGDVIGSNTFTLNADNLPTVAAPGPKPGEGWLSLLSLAILMALSGLRRSVA; translated from the coding sequence ATGAAAAACATTCGTATCCTCTCTGCGACAGTCATCCTTCTCGCTTCTTCTCCAGCAGCCCTCGCGGGCTCCGCCCCAGTCGACAACTACCAGCCTTCGCTCGCCGTCACCGAGCTCGTGCAGCTTCAAGGCGCATACCCTGTTCGACCTCCGGTCGGAGGCGCACAGGGGGGCGTCATCGGCTTCGTGACTTCCTTCGCGGGAAACTTCTCGACCGCCGCAACGACGCTCGCGAACGGTGCGCTGCTGCCAATAAGCGCCTATCAACAGCCGTTTAGCATCATGGGGAATGCTTACGGCGGCGACGGCGTCCAAAGCTTCGCGCTCCCCAACCTGCAGGGGCGCACGATCGTCGGCGCGGGGCCCGACTTCTCGAGCCCACCGCTCGGCCTTCCCTCCGGCTCCGCGACGATCACGTTCAACGCGTCAAATCTGCCGAGCAATCCTGGCGGCGCGCAGCCTTTCGATAATCGCCAGCCCTCTCTGCCTTTGACGCCGCTGATCGCCGTCAACGGCGGCTTCCCCACGAGCGGCGGATCGAGCGCCTCCACGGGCTTCCTCGGTCAGGTCGCCTATTTTACCGGGAACTACACTCCCGGCGGCTGGGCGGTCGCCAACGGCCAAATCCTCTCCATCCAGCAGAACCCGGCGCTGTTCAGCTTGCTGGGGACAACTTATGGCGGAAATGGAACATCGACTTTCGCTCTGCCAAATCTCGTCGGTCGCAGCGCCGTCGGCGTCGGCGGGGGTGTCGCGCTCGGCCAGGTCTTCGGGGAACAGTCGACAGCGCTCCAAACCAGCAACCTTCCCGGCCATGGCGCCGTGCCGGTGAACAATGTCGGCCCCTCGCTCGGCTTGCATTACATCGTCTCGATCAACGGGATTTTCCCCAGCCCGAGCGGCAACGGTTTCGCCCCCGGCAACATCCCGACGATCGGTGAAATCTCGCTCTTTGCCGGCAATTTCGCGCCGAGCGGATGGGCCTTCGCCGACGGTCAGCTTCTCTCCATCGTGCAGGACCCGGCGCTATTTGCCGTCATCGGCACGCAATACGGCGGCAACGGTGTAACGAACTTCGCGTTGCCCAACCTCGACGGACGCACGATCATCGGCGCGGGCGTTGACGGCGTCGGCGATACCTTCCCGGTCGGAGACGTAATCGGCTCGAACACCTTCACCTTGAACGCTGATAATTTGCCGACGGTCGCCGCGCCTGGTCCCAAACCCGGCGAAGGCTGGTTGAGCCTGTTGTCCCTGGCGATTCTGATGGCGCTCTCCGGGTTGCGC
- a CDS encoding RibD family protein: MRVDTIALGGGWPGPASPATDVFAPFREASPDRPFVVGQLGQSLDGRIATVSGESRGISGDSALVHLHRIRAHVDAVIVGAGTIIADDPRLSVRAVKGVSPARVVIDPSGRLDARGNWLAEDGARRILVTGASEPACAAAEIIRLERREGLIPPAAIVEALFARGLTRLLVEGGARTLAAFIEAGLLDRLHLLVAPMIIGSGRNGLELSPIGTLASALRPRVQTHLLDGGDVLFDCDFSCCRQRSC; the protein is encoded by the coding sequence ATGCGGGTCGACACGATCGCGCTTGGAGGCGGCTGGCCGGGACCCGCTTCGCCGGCGACGGACGTCTTTGCGCCTTTTCGGGAGGCCTCGCCCGATCGACCCTTCGTCGTTGGCCAGCTCGGACAGTCGCTCGATGGCCGCATCGCGACGGTGAGCGGAGAGTCGCGCGGCATCAGCGGCGACTCCGCGCTTGTCCATCTGCATCGGATCAGGGCTCATGTCGATGCGGTGATCGTTGGCGCCGGCACCATTATCGCCGACGATCCACGCCTTTCGGTTCGCGCGGTTAAAGGCGTCAGTCCCGCGCGAGTCGTGATCGATCCCAGCGGAAGACTCGACGCGAGGGGCAATTGGCTCGCGGAGGACGGCGCGCGCCGCATCCTCGTCACGGGCGCGAGCGAGCCCGCCTGCGCCGCAGCGGAGATCATTCGTCTCGAAAGGCGCGAGGGACTCATTCCTCCCGCAGCGATCGTGGAGGCGCTGTTTGCGAGAGGCTTGACGCGCCTGTTGGTCGAAGGCGGCGCGCGGACGCTCGCGGCCTTCATCGAAGCGGGCCTTCTCGACCGCCTGCATTTGCTGGTGGCGCCGATGATCATCGGCTCGGGACGAAACGGCCTGGAGCTCTCGCCCATCGGAACGCTTGCGAGCGCGCTGAGACCGCGGGTCCAGACCCATCTCCTGGACGGCGGAGACGTCCTCTTCGACTGCGATTTTTCCTGTTGCCGTCAGCGCAGCTGCTGA
- a CDS encoding metallophosphoesterase family protein, whose amino-acid sequence MTLLSFARMLSPEKRKPAALPEGLRIYAIGDVHGRLDLLDSLARRIEADLRDAPALAFTIFLGDYVDRGPNSAGVVDRLARRDFPTEFLALRGNHEEVMLNFLLEPAVLENWRNYGGLETLHSYGIDVLPAMRGLGYEGMRDSLLERLPRSHEEFLRETEYYTTSGDYFFCHAGVRPGTPLDEQSPRDLLWIREEFLAFRGSWDRVIVHGHTPVDQPELLASRINVDTGAFASSILTAVVLEGSERRILSTARTAGRSAVEEKRQPLPRPA is encoded by the coding sequence ATGACGCTTCTGAGCTTCGCGCGCATGCTTTCTCCCGAGAAGCGAAAACCCGCCGCCCTCCCCGAGGGATTGCGCATCTATGCGATCGGCGACGTCCATGGGCGTCTCGACCTGCTGGACTCGCTCGCCCGCCGCATCGAAGCCGATCTCAGGGACGCGCCGGCGCTGGCCTTCACGATATTCCTCGGCGACTATGTCGATCGCGGGCCGAACTCCGCCGGGGTGGTGGATCGGCTGGCGCGCCGGGATTTCCCCACGGAATTCCTCGCCCTCAGAGGAAACCACGAAGAAGTCATGCTCAATTTTCTCCTCGAACCCGCCGTTCTCGAGAATTGGCGCAATTATGGCGGCCTGGAGACCTTGCATTCCTATGGAATTGACGTCCTGCCCGCCATGCGCGGCCTGGGTTACGAAGGCATGAGAGACAGCCTCCTGGAGCGCCTACCGCGCTCGCACGAGGAGTTTCTTCGCGAGACCGAATATTACACGACTTCCGGAGACTATTTCTTTTGCCACGCCGGCGTCCGGCCCGGCACGCCTCTCGATGAGCAGTCGCCGCGCGACCTGCTCTGGATCCGCGAGGAGTTTCTGGCCTTCCGGGGCAGCTGGGACAGGGTCATCGTGCATGGGCACACGCCCGTGGATCAGCCCGAGCTGCTTGCAAGCCGCATCAACGTCGACACGGGCGCTTTCGCGAGCTCGATCCTGACGGCTGTCGTTCTGGAGGGATCGGAGCGGCGCATCTTGTCGACGGCGCGAACCGCCGGGCGCTCCGCGGTCGAAGAGAAGCGCCAACCCCTCCCGCGCCCAGCCTGA
- a CDS encoding general stress protein yields the protein MKCKRGFASMDPEKQREIARLGGKSVPPETRSFSQSSDLAARAGRKGGQSVASANRSFSKDPTLAAKAGAKGGRASHQARVFKAAK from the coding sequence ATGAAATGCAAACGCGGCTTCGCCTCGATGGACCCGGAGAAGCAACGCGAAATCGCCCGCTTGGGCGGGAAGAGCGTGCCGCCCGAAACGCGCAGCTTCTCCCAAAGTTCCGACCTCGCCGCCCGGGCGGGCCGAAAAGGCGGTCAATCCGTAGCTTCGGCCAATCGTTCGTTCTCGAAGGACCCCACGCTTGCCGCCAAAGCGGGAGCCAAAGGCGGCCGCGCATCGCACCAGGCGCGAGTTTTCAAGGCGGCCAAATAA